A region of the Thermoanaerobaculia bacterium genome:
CTTCGCGCCCTTCGATCATTTCCAGGTGGTAGAGGAGATAGGACAGGTACCCCGTCGGAGTCGGCGGCGTCTGTCGGAATGTTCTTGATATCAGGCCAGGCTCTTCCCGGTTGATATTGTGTCTTCCGCCGTGAGTCAGATGAAACGGTGTGTCAGGATACATCAGGGCGTCAAGAAGAGGTGTAACCGCATCGAGCCCGGCCTTCACAATGATGGGATCAATTCCATCCGGCACCCATGGTGGAAGGACTTCCGTCACGATATCGGGGAAGGGATCCGGCGTGCTGTCATAGGAACGGGAGATACAGGGTTTCAATCGGAGCCCGGAGAGCGCTGCAGGGAGAACCTCTGTTTTTCCTGCGAGAATCAGGCCCTTCAGGGCTGCCAGGATCACAGGCTGGTAAGATTGGGCACTTCCTCCCTCCCCGATTCTCCGCGGATCCTGTCGAAGATAGACGACTTCCGTGTCACTTAATCCCTGGCTCAGGAGTTCCACAAAGAGGGAGTTGTGGGATTGGGATTCAAAACGACCCACCGCAATCATCACTGCAGCCCGGACCTTCCAATCCGAATCTTCTGAAAGGCGCTTCACATCAAGGGCCGGATTGTTCATTCGCCCCATGAGCTCGATTGCCCAGCACCGCACGTCCGTGGTTCCCCTGTCCGTCAGCATCACCAGATCTTTATCAGCTCCGGGGCCAAGGTTCCGGATCCGCCGAATTGCTTCTTCAAGATCCTTTTCCTTTTTCAGATTCCCTGGATCCTGCAGGCCAAACCCGCAATCCAGAGCCTGATCACTCCACCAGTCATGGGCTCTGCTCAGGTCCCTGCATATTCTTGAAGCTTCACCGGCGATTACGGCATCCGGGATAAGAAGAAGACCAGCCAAAATGAACAAATTCAGGATTCTTAGTAAGGTTCCACCGGACCTCATATCTTCCTCCCCTCGGTATGATTCTACCGCATCACTCAAGGGACGAATAAGAAGCGCATTTTCTTGGATTCTCACACCCGCCCTTCGTGCTACCATATTCCCATCCTGTTTGTTTAATCGGAGGATTCTTGAGATCATTCATGAAATTTGCAGCCATTGTCATTCTCGGAGCAGCCATCTGGTATGTGGCCGGGGATAGCGCGAAGACCTATTTCAGAAAACTTATCTCTTCTCCATCCGCGAACGACGATGCAACGGTGACGCAAGATTCATCCGACCCGAACGTCATCTACTGGATGGCATTCTGGAACTTGTACCCGGAAGGAGATGGTTTTGGCGACCGATCCGCCATGGAGGATCTTCCCATTGGAGGAGTAACAGATTCCGTTTTGCTCGATCTCCATGACGTCTGCATGCGATATTTTGATGAACTGGAAGAGAATCATTGGAAGCGGGACAGAGGTGAGGATTTTCTCAGTGATGACCTGGTTCGTGGTCACTGGGCCCGGGATTTTATGCCTCTTGTTCAAAGAGCCAGAGAGGCCTATGGAACCCCCTGAGCCAGAGACTGCCTCGTTTTCTCGATAAAAAATAGGGACAGTCCCTATTTTTATGATACTATTATGATATGCCCAGGCGACCAAGAATTGTAATTCCTGATATTCCGCACCACATTACACAGCGTGGAAACAATAAACAGGACATCTTCTTCACGGAGGATGATCGTCAGAAATATCTGTGTGATTTAAAGATACACTCACAAGAATATGGATTTACCCTTCTGGGTTACTGCCTCATGACCAATCATATTCATCTGATTGGGATACCTTCAGAATCGGACACTTTGACCAAAGTCTTTGCGAGGGTTCATTTAAAATATACCCAGCGAATCAATCAGCTCCACAATCGCAGTGGACATTTCTGGCAGAATCGTTTCTTTTCCTGTGCTCTTGATGAGCAGCATCTCTTTCGCGCCATGGCTTACATTGAGACGAATCCTATTCGGGCAAAACTGGTCCCAAAAGCTATGGATTATCCCTGGTCGAGTGCCCGATCTCATGTTGAAGGAAATGATCGGTCGGGACTCATTGATACGGCTTATTGGTTGAAGATAATCACTCCACAAGCGTGGAAAAGCATTTTAGATTCATTTGAAGATACGAGTATTGGTAATCAACTTGTTTTACATGACCGCAATGGACGTCCGCTGGGAAGTGATTCCTTTGTTTCAAAATTGGAAACACTCATTGGCAAAAGGCTACGTCCCCTGGCCCATGGTCGTCCTTGCAAAAAGGATAATAAATAGGGACTGTCCCTATTTTTGATCAGGAGATCGTAAGGATGGATATTCGGACGGCAACCCGGGATGATTTGTCCACAATTATCGATATTTATAATCAGGCGGTGGAAGAAGGGTTTCGGACGGCCGATCTCACACCGGTCCGGCTGGATGAGCGAATCGATTGGTTCAACCTTCATAATCCATCGACCTACCCGATCTACGTGATGACCGAAGACAAAAAGATCATCGGCTGGTGCAGTGTAAGCCCCTATCGTCCCGGCCGGGAAGCCTTACGCACGGCAGCGGAGATCAGTTATTACGTGGACAGGAACTTTCGGAAAAGGGGTATTGCCATGCGACTGATTCTCCATGCCATCGAACAGGCTCCCCTGCTTGGGTTACGGCACTTCTTCGCCATCCTCCTCGATGTCAATGAAGCCAGCGTGCGTCTCCTGGAACGCTGCGGATTCAAGCGATGGGGTCATCTGCCGGACATTGCTTCCATAAAGGATACCCGATGCGGTCAGTTCATCTATGGGAGAGAGATTTAGGTTTCCCCTGACCAACACAATGCTACGGTATTCGCTTCTCCTCGATTAATCGTTCAGAGGTGGAATCCGAAGGACCTGTCCCACATAAATCTTATTGGGATCTTTCAGCATGGGCTGGTTTGCCTCAAAAATCACCATGTATTTCATGGCATCCCCATAGTGATGTTTGGCGATCTTTGAAAGGCTGTCCCCCGCCACAACCGTGTACATCGTGGATTCCTGTTCGGATTGGTCCACGGTAATTTCATCCTTAACCTTTTCCACACCTTTCACGTTCCCCAGGGCCAGAATCAGCTTTTCCCGATCGGTCTGGGAACCCAGGGTTCCCTTGACGTGCACCGTTCCGCGATCGAATTGGATGGTCACATTATCGGTGGCAAGACCCAGTTCTTTCGCTTCCTTATTCAGGTTGTTGGTGAATCTCTGATTTCTGAGTTCCTGGATCTTGTCATCCGCAATCTGAGCTTCTGTCCTTTTATCTTTTTCCTCAACGTCCTTGCCCGCATCCTTTTTAAAATCAAATAAACCCATGGTTATCTCCTTTCCAAACGTGTTTGGATCTGCCGATTGATGGGAAACTGTTCTCGAATTGTACCATGCTCCATTCAGAGGATCAGGTCACCAGGTCACATCGGTCCGCAACAGGTTCGTTGCCACAGCTGCAGGCATGGGGAAGGCATAGTAATATCCCTGCCCCAGTGGATACCCCGCGGCCTTCACATTGTTATGGTCTTCGAGCGTCTCGATCCCTTCCACAATCATTGCGACGCCATGATCATGTGTGGCCTTCAGAAGGGTCGTCTCCATTTTCAGTGATGCCCTGGCATGGGTATCCTTTCGCAGCCAGGTGGACGGAATTTTCACCATATGGATGTCATACTTATCCAGGCAGCTGAGTGAGCTGAATCCATCACTGGACCAGTCGACAGCAATTTTAACGTCCATCGGTTTCAGCTTCCGCAGAAGAGCTGCTGTCTTATCCGGATGTTCCATGAGATAGGTTTCTTTAATTTCCAGGGCAAGCCCGTTGTGAATGAAGATCTCCTGCTCCTTAAGCTGATTCAGGCTGAAATGAAGATCCCCGTGAATGTATTGCGCTTCGGACACATTAATGTGCAGGCAGAAGGGGTCCGGACAGATTTTCATCGCTTTCCACTTTTTCAGCTGGATCAGAGCCTCTTTTAATACCCATTCGCCAATGGGAACGATCAGTTCGGTATGTTCCGCCATGGAAAGGAACTCTCTTGTCACCAGGAGTCCCTTTTCAGGATGTTCCCATCGAATCAGGGCTTCCATCCCTGCGATCTTTCCGTTATCCAGGGAAATGATGGGCTGATAAAAGAGTCGAAATCGATTTTCTTTCAGTCCCATATAGAGTCGGTTTTCTTCTTCCACATCGTGCTCTTTGTCAGCTTTCCCCGCCTCCGGCTTCTTTCTGCGGGGCACGTAAATTGCCTGAATGGCATCGTCCAAAAGAGCTTCCGGTCGCAGGGCCGGATCGTGGGTCGAAGTGATGCCGATCTGGGGTTCCAGTTCAATGGTGCAGCCTTCGAGGTAGAAGGGACGCCGCAGGAGCTCTTCAACACGGTCCTTGATCCTAGGAAGGGTCTGCGCATGGGGGAAATTCTTGAGAAGGATGCAGTACTGGTGGGTTCCCGTTCGAGCGATAAGATCTTCCGGCCGTTTGCAGGCTTCAAGGCGTCGGGCCAGGGCGGGAAGAAATTGTTTCATGGTCAATCGGTCGTACTTCTCTTCCCAAATCTCTGAGTTCTTGAATTCGATCACGATGAGAATGACCCAGCTGTCCGGCATCTCTTCCAGATGTTCCAGGGCTTCACCCACTTCCATCATGAGGGCCCTCTGTTTTAAAAAACCGGTTTCATCATCCTGCTCATATCCCTGCAGCTCACGTCGATCCATCATCACGGTTTCCCTGGGAGAGACCTCAACGACACGGTCGTCGGGAGCAACCCCCGTAGCCGTAGCCCAGGCTGGATGCACTCGCAGAACCAGGCCTTCCACCTCCCTCTCTGAAAGGCAGTTTTCCAGTTGAATATTCACACGGAGGTCGGGGAATTGGGATTCGGAAAATCGAACCTGACCATCCTTCTTGAAATTTGGGGCAAAGAGAACTTCCATAAAGAACTTGTTAAATTCGATAAAGTCATCGGGGTGAACTGGGAAAAAGATAGAAGTTCCAATAAGATCCTCGCGTACTTTGCCCAGATATTCCGCAAAATGGGGAGATACGTATTCCATCTTACCCTCCCCATCGAGGATCGCGGCGTACTCCACCATGCGGTCCAAAATCCGGTTGATTCGCTTGGATGAAGCTTCCAGTTTTTTCTGATCTTCAAGGTAGCGGGAAAAGAGCTTTGTCCAGCGTTCAAGCCGGTGCGCCGTTATGGCCCACTGGTTTTTAAGCAGGGGCTTGGAGAACCAGTCATCAAATCCGGCGGAAATCAACTGTTGAGGCGTTCTTACGGATGCCGGAGACGTCAGGGCAATCAGAATGGTCTTAAAGCGCTGGGGGTTGGATGACAGGGATTGGATGACGTACCCGTTGAGATCCATGTCGAGATCCACGATGACAAAAGGAAAAGCACCTTCCCGGAACAATTGCAGGGCTCTTTCCCCCGAATCGCATACTTCGACATCATATCCGGAAGACACGATAAGATGAGAGAGGTATTGCCTGACCTCCCTATCCCCCGTAAGGATCAGTACCCGAATTAACCCGAACATATTCGTTCCCATAGGTAAAGATGAAAACAATTTACCCGATTAAATAATTCTATCATTCCTGTACCCGTCATGCAGGGTAGCTAACCTATCGATTGGAACGCAGTACGAAGTAGACATATCCATACTCTTCATGGTAGTTCCGGAACATGTCAATTTCCTCGAGGATTTTATATAAAAAGGCCATTTCCCCTTCATCCTTACTCCCGGGCAGAACACGATAGACCTTTTCTTCCAGGGGTGTATAGATTGAACTCCACCACACCTCGGAGGGAAGCCGCAGGGTAGCCAGAACCGTGTACCCGAGGTTCGTTGCGAGGGTTATATTTGATTCAACCGTACCTATCGATGGATACTCACGATCCCAGAATGCCCGAATCTCCTGGGAAGGATTGGAAGTCCACCATACAGCTTCACTGATCATGATGAATCCACATGGTTTCAGATAACGATTCCATTCACGAAGTGCTCCTTCCAAACCCAGAATATAAGCCGCACCCTCACACCAGATCAGATCGAAGGATCCTGGCATAAAGGGCAGGTCCAGCATCGATCCGGCAATACCGTATATTCTGTTAAGGATTCGCGTCCTCAGTAGATGATGAATATAGGAAATGCGGATATCGAGGGCGATCACACGGGCATGGGTCTCCTCTCCAATCACCTCTGTCTGGGCCCCGGTTCCACAACCGATATCCAGGATTCGGGATTGGGGGGAGAGTGAATCGATCACCCTCAGCGCGGAGCGGGTTAAATCCGGGCTTCCGGGTCCCTGCCTCGGAAGATCTTCGAAAAAGTCAAAGAGATAGCTCTCCTGATTGTTTTCCTCCATACCTCTACTATAATACCGGACTTCCCAGGTGGAAAGCCGTAAGGTATTGACTTTTGCGAAATACTATGAGATGATTGGTCTGAATTTCAGAAGTTTTTGCACGATTACGATCCACAAAGGCTCTGAACTTTGTGGTTTTTTTTGTGCTACTTTTGAAATATCTCATTAGAAGGAGCAGTACATGTCTGAAGGAACAGTGAAGTGGTTTAACAACACAAAGGGATTTGGTTTTATTGAGACCTCCGAAGGTCAGGACGTATTCGTCCACTATTCGGCCATTTCGGGCAACGGTTTCAAGTCCCTTAACGAGGGCGATCTCGTGAAGTTCGAAATCCAGAACGGCCCGAAGGGTCCCTCTGCGGTAAACGTAACCCTGCGTTAAATAAACTACGAAACCAACCTTATCCCCCCGGACACCGGGGGGATTTTTTTATCTATGAATATTGCGGGGGCTAATCCGGCGTTACACGATCTGAGGATAGGTCTCCGTTGCACTGCTCACGTAAGCCTCGTAGATCTTTCGGAAATGATGCCCATAAATGGAGAGAGTCACTGCTTCGGAGATAAGGGTGGGACGTCGGAAAAGAGTCCAGACCATCAGCTTCCAGTACTGAAACCTCTCCTTCCCCAGGACACCCAGCGAAATAATCGAGCGCAGAAATGCGGCGATGTCGGATGGATCGATCCGAAATGTCCCCCGGGGAGAAGGTTTGTAATTCTTCAAAAAGGTTTTCACTCTTTCATAGTAATTCCTGGGCGAGTAGATGGTCTTTAATATTCTTCGATACCCCTCGATCAGCTGAGCTCGATCCATTCGCGGGATAAAATTGATTGTCAGATCGGTGTTGTCCCCCGAAGACTCATCCAGAAGCCTTTTCTCGCCTTTCAGCCGCTGGTAAAGCCTGGTTTTCGGAAGTACATTCAGCAGCCCTACCATGGCTGTTACGATCCCGCTGTTTTGAATGAATTTGATTTGAGAGTCAAAGATTCCGGGGGGGTCATGATCAAATCCCACGATAAATCCGCCCTGAACCTGGAGTCCCGCCGCCTGAATCATCTTCACTGACGTAACCAGGTCACGATTCCGGTTTTGAACCTTTCCGCATTCGGTCAGGCTCTGATCATTGGGGGTTTCAATTCCAACAAATACGGTATCGAAACCAGCCTGAACCATGGCTTTCATCAGGGCGGCGTCATCGGCAAGCTCAATGGATGCCTGTGTATTAAAGGTGAAGGGATGCGAGTGCGACTTCATCCAGTCTGCAAGGGCCGGGAGAAGATCGCTTCTCAGTTTCTTCTTATTGCCTATAAAGTTATCGTCTACAAAAAACACGCCTCGACGCCATCCCAGACGGTACAGTCGTTCCAGTTCAGCCAGGATCTGCCCGGTCGATTTGGTTCTGGGCCTTCTACCACAGAGACGAGTGATGTCACAAAATTCACAGTCAAAGGGACATCCCCTTGAATATTGAATACTCATCGTCGCATAGTTTCCCATGCGGATCAGATCCCACCGGGGAATGGGGGTCGTGGCCAAATCGGCCCACTCTGTGGTTTCATAGCGCGTAGATGCTTCTCCCCTCGACAAATCTTTCAGGAAACGAGGGAGAGTCTCTTCGGCTTCATTCAGAACCAGGTGGTCGATGGTATCCGGCAGATTTTCCTCCATGGTAAAGTAAGGACCTCCGCAGACCGTTCGGACACCAAAATCCCTGCATCGTTCCAGTACTTCATGAACAGAAGCTTTTTGAATATTCATTGCGGTAATCATAGCCAGATCGGCCCATCTGAGATCTGCGTCCTTCAATTTCCGCACGTTCAGATCGACCAATCGGAGATTCCATTCCTTCGGTAGCAAAGCGGCAATGGTCATCAGACCGAGTGGCGGGAGACTGGCACGTCTCAATACAAATTTCACAGCGTGAGAGAAACTCCAGAATGTTTCCGGGCATCGCGGATTAATAAGCAACGTATTCATACAAGATCCTTATACCTCTATTTGCAGTAATTCTTCTGACATGGTCAAGTTGATCAACCACCCCTGTTGATTACAACAGATTTGGAATAATAATAAGTCCCACCCAACGGTACGCGGGAAAACGATAAGTATTTCCGTAATCATGCCGTGATGCAGGGCAGATCTTTCCTTGAGTATACATCAGATGAGTTTGTCCCGCATCTTAGTAGTAGTACCAGATCGTTCGATAATCCCGGATATTTTCCCCCCGGGCCGCCAGTTCCTCGAGGTAGTCGTAAATCGGTACGTCCACATAATTGTAGGGCGGCAGCGGTTTGATATTCTTCTCCCAGGGATGGAACTCGTACACCCTGGACCCATTCGCGAGGATCATTACGACTCGATGGTCCTGCCACGCTCGCAGGTGATTTTTCCCCAGCTTGGGGACGTTAAAGACCGGCTCATCGGTCCGGTCCAGTCCCGGCAGAAGGCGGGCCTCTTCCTTGCGTTCCTGCAGGATTCTGGCGATCGGGACCATGTACCTCCGTGTTTCGTCCTTCCCCTTCATGTTGAAGGTGTAGTAAGGATCGACGCCGATCAGGCGGAGATCCCGACGAAGCTTTGCGCTTTCAAACCGTCGGGAATTGTAAATGGTGAAGACTTCCTGGTTGTAAACCCCAATCCCGCGCTTTCGGATCTTCTGCACCGCTTCCATCGATTCGGGGGTAACCTCCGATGAATGCTCAAAATGGGTGATTACGGCAACTTCTCTGTGGCCGGGTTCGTGGAAGGAAGAAAGAATGTCCAGGAATTTCTCCGACCACCGCATGGGAAGAACGACAGGTGTACGGGTGCCGATCCGGATACGAATCACGTGCGGAATGTCGGCAATCGATTGAATCAGTCGCCGAAACGATTCATCCCTCATGATACAGGGATCGCCACCCGTGACGAGAACATCTCCAATGGAGGGATGATCCGCCAGGAATTGAATGGCCTGGGCCAGGCTATGCTTGTCCGCCATGGCCTTCGGATCCATGACTTCATCGATTTCCCAGTTTCTCTGGCAGTACACGCAGATTTGCGCACAGGTATTAAAAGGTTTGATGATGGCAATCATGGGATATCGTCGAGTGACCAGGTCCACCGGCGACGTATCGTGTTCTCCCATGAAGTCGAAGATCAGGCTGCGGTCCGTGCGGTGTTCCGCCATTTGATTTACATAATCCGGGGGCGGGATCACCTGCGCCCGGATGGCTGCATCAAATCCAATGGATAGGGTTCGATCCATCAGGCTCAGGTAATACGGCGTAATCCCAAAGGGAATGGCATTGGACGACGCTTTCCGGATGGCGTCCTGCTGTTCGGAAGTCAGTTCGATCAGATCCAGAAGGGGCTTTGCATCTTTGATCACGTGCTTGAGCTGCCATCGATAGTCCTTCCAGTCCGATTCCGCACCCCCGAAATAGTCCAGGATTCTGTGCCGATTCTCCTCCCTCCACTCAATGAGGTCCGGATCCAGTCCCGAAGGGTATTTCTTAAAATACTTCTTTACACTTACTCCCATGTCATCCAGCATGATCGTGCGGGCTTCGGCGGCTTTTCTTCCTTCGAGGCGAAGAAAATCGGGAATTCCTTTTTTCGCCTCCCGGGATTCAAAATAGATATTAGATCGGCCCGCGACCCCCCGATAGAGGTTGATGAACTCCAGAAGGAACCCGGCAGAGATTCCATTCCGCGTATCTGCATCGTTCTCCCGGGCCAGTTTCCAGAGTACCTGAAGCGCAGAGAAGCCGGTTCGATGCTCATTGATTGGACCGATGATGCTCTTAAAGACACGGATTGACTCTCGAACTGTGGCCTTTTCCAGTATATGAAAGTCGTTCTGAATTTTGAAGATTTCCCGCTCTGCCGCTTCGAGGTAGGTGTATAACTGATCTCGAGCCGCCTCCAGTGTCTCGGCGCCGGAGAGGAGTTTGAGAATTTCCGGATTGGCTTCCTTCAGCCTGTCTACATAGGCATCTACGTCCACTTCAAATCGCGGCTTCACCATATCCACCGCGTCGGTAAATACATCATCTATGATCTTTGTATGAATGACGGTGGGTGTCTCTCGTGATGAATGCAAGGCTTTCCCGCTCTGTGAGCGGTTGGGTTTGTTCATGCGTCACTCCTTTCAGTTCGGAATTCGCGTCGTGTTAAAAGAGATAAGCTCTGCCTTTGTTTTCAGTATACGGGTCCCCGGATTCCATGTCAAATACGTGCAGGTTAATCTTGCAGTTTACCCTGCATACCGTTATACTATTGGGCCATGAAAACAGGGAAAACCGGTTACGGTTCCTTTCTAATCCTTGCCGCCATCTTGTTTACAGGTTTACTCCAGGACAGAGCCTGGTCGGCTGACTGGTCCCTTTCTCTGGGTGCGGGAGCAACAAACCACTGGTTCGACAAGGATATCGATAACCGTATGAACATCGAAGAGATCCGCCTCGCCTGCGGAAAACCTCTTTCCTCCCATGTAAGCCTTGCGTTAAGCGCTGATTATACATCCTTCGACCTCGATGAGGGGGATCATTTCGAGTCCTTTGGCCTGACTCCCCTGATCCGATATACCAGAGGAAGTCTCTTCGTAGAGGGTGGGATCGGGCTCATGCGGAATGATTTCCACCTGGAGGGCTTTACCTACGAATATAAGTGGTCTCCCCAGGCAGGAGTCGGATTCAAGGTCATGGAGACCGAAAAGATCAGCCTTGTCGTCATGTACGCATTGACTCATTTCAGTCACAGCTTTCTCTCTGAGAAGAGAAATGTGGGAATTAATGCCAATAATGTGAGGGTAACCCTCTTTTTCTAGAACGTCTTTCTCATACTTACAGTTTTTGCGAAAATTCCCACAACTACTCTGACCTAAGACGCCTCGCTTAATCTCCGGTCAACACAATCCCAATTCACCAGGTTCCACCATGCCTTAATGTAGTCCGGCCGCCTGTTCTGGTACTTCAGGTAATAGGCGTGTTCCCACACGTCGATTACCAGAAGAGGAACGTGTCCATCCAGCAGGGGGGTTCCTTCGTTCGAGGTGCTTGTGACAGCCAGTGTCTTGCTGGAGGCATCGCGGTAGAGCCAGGCCCACCCGCTTCCAAACTGCCCCGCAGCCTTCGATGAAAAGGCATCATGGAAAGCATTGAAGGATCCGAACGAGGCCTCAATCGCACTTCTCAGGTGGCCGGTCGGCTCCCCTCCCCGCCCGGGAGCCATTGACTCCCAGAAAAAAGTGTGGTTGAAGTGCTGGGCACCATTGTTCCGCACAGCCGACAGGGAACTGGAGGGTACTCGCTTGAGGTTGGCCAGAAGAGCCTCGATGGAGAGGGACTGAAAATCGGAAAGCGTCTCCAGCGCGGCATTTAATTTGGCTACATATCCGCCATGATGCAGATCGTGATGAATTCGTACCGTTTCGGCATCCATGTAGGGCTCCAGAGCATCGTACGCGTAGGGTAGATCGGGTAACGTAAACGCCATAACCACCTCCATAGTCAGAAATCTGTATGTATGATTATAGCAAGAAAAAAAAGGGGCAGGGTTGAAACCCTGCCCCATGTATGAATCTGAAATTGATTACTTGAGTTCCTTAAAAAGTTCCTCCATGAAGTCCCAGACCAAACCGATGGTTCCGATGTGAATTTTTTCATCGGGAGAGTGCGGATTCTTAATGGTTGGACCGAAGGAAATCATATCCATTCCAGGGGTACGATCTCCGATGATCCC
Encoded here:
- a CDS encoding superoxide dismutase, with the translated sequence MAFTLPDLPYAYDALEPYMDAETVRIHHDLHHGGYVAKLNAALETLSDFQSLSIEALLANLKRVPSSSLSAVRNNGAQHFNHTFFWESMAPGRGGEPTGHLRSAIEASFGSFNAFHDAFSSKAAGQFGSGWAWLYRDASSKTLAVTSTSNEGTPLLDGHVPLLVIDVWEHAYYLKYQNRRPDYIKAWWNLVNWDCVDRRLSEAS